The following DNA comes from Pongo pygmaeus isolate AG05252 chromosome 9, NHGRI_mPonPyg2-v2.0_pri, whole genome shotgun sequence.
TGTGAATTCTGCAGGCAGAGAAACATGAGCCATGATCTGTCCCTGCATTTTCTAGCTGTGGAATCTTGGGTCAGCTCCTTAACTGGTCTGAGCTTTGGCTTCAGGGTAGTAAAGGGAGGGGTATTAAAGGTCCTGGTTAAATGAAATCATCAGTGTGTGTAAAACAGCATTGGTTCTAGCTCATACATGATAACCACTCATGAAGTggtaattatgtttttattataaggGCTATGCTGCAATTCAGACATGGGCCCAAAACTACAGGAAAGATAAATTGTTTTTGCTAAAGTATTTCCAAGAAACTTCACAGTTTCTTGGGAGGTGGGCCTTGAGGCATGCAAAGAACTTCTTCAGGTAGGCAAAGAAGAGAGGACATTCTTGGCAGAAAGAGTTGTTGAAAAAAGCAGTAGGGTGTGAAAATACATGGATGTTCAAGTATTTTGGTGAGGCTGTTATGTAAAGTGTTGCTGGTCTTTGGGGAAAATTGGCTTATGGAAATTCCTGCCAGAAGTACTAAGCCCTTATGGTGGTTCTTCCTGCCCTAGCTCTTGGTTGGCTTATATATAAggaatatatttgtgtatttatatatcaGACATTTGGATGTACCTTTCAGTTATTTAGGATTTAGACAATTCCTTTTGGATTTTCCAGAATTATTTTATCCTTCAGGGATGAcagttatatgtgtatatacaaccCAGGATGACAAAATCATGGGACCAGTTTTTGTTGCCAGGGCTGCTGTCTCTTTTCTTGCGGTCTTCATTTCTCACAATGAGGGTGCTGGGAACTTGATCAGTCCCCTGGCCTTTTGGCACTGTGGCAGAGTACACAAGTCATACATCTATGGACAGTTAGCTCACAAAACAACTGCATAATCTGGGATCATTCTTGGTAAATCAGGTGGGTGGTGCAGCCAGGAGATCCCCTTTCCTGGTCACAACAGGAGCACAAAGAAACCATTTCATTATCTCCACGACTAGCTCCAGAAGCTGGGCCCAGGGAGTTGTGCTGAGGAGTGGAGGTGTCTTTGGCCTGTAGAAGCAATGGCCTTTGAGAACCATACTCTGCACCTTATATGGCTTGGGTGATCAAATAACTTATGGTCCAAATTCAAACACTTTGGAAAAAGGGAGCTTTAATATAATTATGCCAAGGTGACAGGCATAAACTAAGACTGTCCTGGACATAGGGTCACCCCTGTCTATAGCCATTTAAGATTTTTGAACCTGATGACTACACAAACAAAACCCTCTTTCCTTTTTAGAATATCCTGTATGTGCTATTTCCCGCCAGAGGCAGAGACCACAGGAGATAGGCCATGGTTCAGGTAGGAAATGCTCTTGGTCACATCAGAACTCTAGATCTGGGGGAATAAACAAACTCTAATTATTACCACACTCTCAAAGTTCCCTTCAATCCGGACTATTTGTATTCCAAAGAAAAATTTAGTGCTTTAGCTATTCAGCAATATTGAGAAAAAACATGAACACATTTATGACTTTGCCTTGACCATTGACTTTTCTAAAATgtgcttccttttccttcatttccctttttttataCAAAGAAAATAGGCCAAATTTCTCCTCTTAGGTCATTCCTTAACCTCTCAGAGAACTAGTTTCCCCATGAATTGGGAATAATGCTCTATTTACAGGGCTGTTTGGATTAAATAAGATGCTGTTTATAAAGTGTCTGTGCCAGAGCAAAGCATGTGGTAGGTGCTTGGTGACAGCATGATCACCGTCACCACTCTGTCAAGTCCAGTGTTGCTGAGATGTCACACCTGACACCCTCTAAGGCTACCCTGACTGCCACGAGTGGCCCAGGGCCCTTCTGCAGTCTCTGGGTGCCTTTAGTTATAACCTCCTGTCTGGGTCAGACCATTAGCTTTCATGTCTGCTTCTAGCTACCACTGTAGCCTCCCTTCCTTTTGCCTTCAAATCTGCCACAGCTGCCCTGCAACAAAAAAGATTCCTAAGCATTTCGAAGTCCTGTTCAAAGGGGTTAGGGTCCAAGCAAGCCCAGACAAATCAAGTGGTTGGGTCTTTTATACCTTTTTCATCTCTACAGCCCTGTTCTCTTCCTAAGGCCAGGCCCACAGGGGATACTGAAAAACCACCAGCCCCTTCAGGTGGCACAGCAGACCCTGAAGAGAACTGCTTAACTTAAGTACCTTCTGACTTCACCATTTTTCCAGCCTCTGGGTGTGGTTCTGATGAACCTTAAACTTGAAAGGTCCAGCCAGAGGGAGGACAGTGTTGACCCACATGTCATTGGTGAGTTTATGACCTTTTTGCTATTACCACCTACTTACCCACCTGAGGCTCCTAGGAAACAATGAATGAAaggtatagaaaaaaattaggaagTAAACAGGGCTTTTTCCCCCCTTTTATGAAAAAAGCACACAGAAGTGTTGAAACGATTCAAGTTTAATTTGTTGATATATGTGTGTACTTAGACAAACACTAAATTCTACAACATACATAATGTCAACATGGGAAAATACCAAGTTTGTCATTGCACataccaataaataaatacatttgctcCAGAATACCAAAGAAGTTTATTCAAAAAAGTCACGTAATAAAAGCACAGTTTTGCAAATTTGTCTAAAACTCCAGATAATCTTGAACAAAAATAGAATGTCTGACCACTCCAAAATAGGAAAAGACAATCTTGTGCAAATAGACATACACATTCTAGGCATTGTGAAAACTGGCTGTGTTCCCAGCAAGAGATACTGCACCCTCCTGACCAAGCAGTCAGGCTTCCCTTTCTAGCCATCCTAAGTTGCCTTCTAGGAAACTCTGGATCTCAGCCTCATCTCCAGCTTTGCCTGGACCTTGCtagggggagggagggacaggagCACAGAGGAGGAGAGGGATGTGATGTCTgtcttaggaaaagaaaaaaaggcacagtGATGAGCTATAAAGGTAGTGATGAGATGAAAGCAAGGAATAACTTTCATTCACCCCGAATCCTACGGCAAGCTTTGACAATGTAACATCTTCATCTTGTGGTTAGGAAAATGGACCTAGAGAGATTACGTGGTTTGCTCAAAATCACATAGCTACTAAGTGCAGTAGTGCTTTCTATAAGACTAACTTGCCTTTCCACTTGGttggaaaatttaaaaaccaaacctGTCATAATATATCTGTTCTGCCCCTCCCGCCTGTATCATGAGATGACAGAAAATTCCAGGTGGCCATAAACTCAAACAAGAGCCTAGCCCTTGGCTTATTACTGGTGGCTACTACAAACCTACAGACCAGGGCCCAGGGTAGTATAGAGTCCCAACTCTGGGCCCTGACTGCAGGTCATTCAGGTCCCAGTCACAGTGAAAGCAGACTCATTCAGCTATCTGGAGAAGCGTAATCAGAGGGCCACTTGGCATCCTGAGTTGACAAAGGGATGCTGCAGCTGGGGTAAGGAATTAGAGAAGGGAAGGCCAGTGTTACTGCAGTAAGAGAAAACCAGGAAGTCCATCTAGATGGAATTTGTGCTTGCATAACAGAGCCTTGGAAATGGCTATCCCACCATCTCCCCTCACTGCAGACTCCATTGTAAGCAAAGCATGGACctttttctttgaaaccaaccCTGTCACTTGTTAAATTTAGAATTACCTCTAAATGCTAAGTTTATAAGAGGTAAATGTCCTGCTAttttcagaatggaaaaaaaaaaaaacactactgcTTCTAGAATTTTGTGCCCTACTTGTCACTGAAGGAGGCAGGCTCCAAAAGTTCTCTTATAGCTTCTGATTATCACAGTCCTGGCTTCCAACACCTGTCTTCGCCATAGATCTGGACCTTATGTGCTTCCTCTGAACTCGTGTCGTGATTTTTAAGGCACATTCACTAGAGTATGTTCAATTTCAACCAAAAGCATACGTGCAACATACCAGTTTTTTCAGGCAATGCAGAGTGGGAACTGAAAAGCTAACAACATTCTTGGATGGTGTCCTCTCACTCAGAACCCTGAGAGAAAAAGCTGGTATTTTCCCAGGTATACCTTCTGTTCAGAGAGCATGAAGTGAATGGACAAAATCCACAGGCGATCATAACAACTTCCTTATTCCTTTCCTACTCATTCATTCTCAGGAATGTAATCACAATTAAGAAACCTCAGTTGATTGCTGATTGCCCTTTTCCCCAAATAAACACAcagacacgcagacacacacatacacagacggACACAGAGCACCTTGGagccagaaggaaagaaaagctaGACTTGGAGAAGAGTTGGGGAAGTGAACTTCACCACTCTGCAGAATTGTTCTGGGGCAGAGGGTGTAGAGTTTTGGGGAGTGGTCCCAGAAGCGGTTACAGAGAAGCTGCCTAAACTCCCAACTGCCCAGTACCATTAGGGACTGCTTATTCTGTCATTAATTCCCTGCCCAAAGACCATCCATCCAGGTAGAGGGTATGAAGGGCAAGAACTCTTAGTGTGGGAGAGGCTGAACCCAGGTGGTTTCCAAGGCCCTAGCAGCTTTACGAGTCCATACACCCATGGCCCCAGGGCCAGTGGTCAAGGAAAATGAGCATCACCAGGAGTGCACTCAGCTGCTGCTGCTTGTCACTCAATGCCTGACAGAGTTTTGTGGCTAAGGCTATCCTTCTCCACACTTAGGCTAGAAAGCTCAGCCGGTCTTTCCTGACTCCACCAAAAGATCCAGCCAACTCCCTTTTTTGTGTGCTACAGGAGAAAGCAGAGGCCAAGAGTTTTCCTTTGTGCTTCTGATTTTTCCACTGCCACCAGGGTCTCCGTCTCACCAGAACTCAGAACCAGCCTGTTCTATCTTAAAATCATAGATCCAGAGAAATAGCTTGACCTGACATTAGAGATGATCTAGTTTCCATCATCTCAAATGTCACCATGAAGATCTCTTCTCCTTAAAGGCAGGGAAGGGCTAAACTGGAACTACAGAAAGGAGGATGGCACCATGGTATCTCGCCAGCGCTGGCACAAAGTTCTAGTGCCCTCTAGAAACTGGACCATGTTGCAAAAGGTAATCATTGGAGGGGCCTCTCACAGAGATGTACGGCCGAGGTGTGGGCAGATCCTGCTAGAACAGGTATGCCTTGCTTTAAGCATTCAACATAGGAAAATCTAGATTACAAAGAAATGAGAGCATATTACTTCTACTTAAGTCAAAACAAGTCCTTCACCTATAAAGCCTAACATGTTTaaaatacaacttttattttaaaaaatttctacttAGCTTTTCCAAACATCTACTCTAAAGCAAGGTACAACCCCTGCTTGCTTCCCACCAAATTCAGATCTCTGTCTGGGCAAGAAGCCTCCACCAGGGTAAATGACAAATGAGCAAAAGCTTGAGCTTAGAGTTCCCAAGCCTGCAGGGTGGATGGTGCCATCCAAGGAGAAATAGCGGCAGTGGAGGGAGTTATCAGGCCCAGCCCCAGAACCTTTATGCACTCTGTCCCACCTAGATGGAGAAGTGTGCGGCAGCCTTAACTAAGGCCTGCTTACTGCTGAGTAGCCCTCGCAGAGGGGCCAGACACAGGCCAATCCTGGATCATACTCAACGTGCAAAAAGCCAGACAACTTTCAACAGGGAACTGCCTCATTTCCTACTGGAATGGTTTCAATCTTATTTATCAACTCTGATGTTTCTAAGTCTCTGAATTGGGGAAAGTGGGGAGGGCATGCAGAATGGGCCCCAGGAGGCCAGAGATACTAGTTTCTTGGGGGACAGTGGGAACAAAGAAATCAAGAGAACTTGAAGTTCTGAATGCTGCCATTAACCAGCTAGGTAACCCAGGGCAAGCCCCATTTTCTGAGTGTGATTCACCTAAAGCAACAAGGTTGTACTAGATTCCTAAGGGTCCTGCCACTGCTGATTTCTTGTGTTTCTAAAATATTCCCTGCTTTATTCACCGTGTCCCATTCCCTCCCAAGAACCATACATGGTTACCAACCATGACTTGGCTGACAGCAGTGAGATAGTTGGGTCTttccagagagacagagggaggagagaTTCTTCAAGGAGCATGCCATGGCTTGGGAATGGTTCTCTGGCAGCAGGATTCCCAGGCAGGCCTAGCTGTGTGCAGTCAGGCTGGTGACCTGGACCCCATTTGTGTTTCCTGGGGGTTGTGCTGGGCTGCTCAGCAGAGAGCTCCTGGGGCAGCTGACAGGACTCCCAGAACAACCCTGATCCAGGGACCCTGTTCATGCACTTCTGCATGCTGAGCCTGTGTTCTGCAGGGCCCATCCACCAAGACAGCCCTGAGAGCTGGGTTCCTACTGTGTCTGTGAGACACAGCAAACCCGGAGAAATCAAATGCGCTAGAACCCTAACCACCAGCTGATTCCCATAGCCACAGCAAGCCAGGCACCTGCAATCCTGACAGGGTCCTGCCACTTACCTGTCCCCACCACCCTCCCAACTTCTCTCAGGCTTGAGTGAGGCCTTCTGAAGTTGAAGGGCTTTCTGCAGTTGTTTAAGGGCCAGGCTTGGCCACCAAGCCCTTTGCTACATAAAGTTGATGTGGccttcatacatacacacattcactGTGCCCCTACCTGCTGGAGTACCTGTTGCCATCTGACTCCTTGGCTGAGCGGATGACTGGGCCACAGCAGCCCTGCATTGTGCTTCCTCTCCCTCTATGCCTCTTCCGGCCTTCCCAGCTGAAGAGGTTGCTCAGCTTGGTAAGCACGACTACAACACACTACTACCCCAAGGGTGGGAGTGTGTGTTGATCTCATGGCATGGAAAGAATTATTCTCATCCCTTCACACCCACCCACCCGCTCTCCACTACTCCCCTGCCTCAGCGGCAGAGACAAAGGAGCCAGTTCCTGGCTGGCTGGGCCAGGGAGCCCACTGAGGGCCAAAGCTTCATCTGGCGGAAGGCCTATATACAGAGGATAGGCAGGGCTGTctccacaggcaggcaggcaagctccgctccaggctgggcaacccCAAAGGGCACGAAGAGGCCTCTACTCGCACGCCAGCTTGCTGTCGAAGCTGGACAGGGCAATGGCAAAGGCCTGCAGCGCACACAGCGGGTAGTTGTAATCCATGGTGAACACATCCTCTGCTACCCGGCCAAACTGCATCACGATGTAGTCCGCTGGGGCCGAGCACAGGCACAGACAGAGAAAAGGACAGGGCAGGAATGGTCGAGCCAGGGAAGGATAGACAGACACCCAAACCACATGAGGGAAGAAAAAGTGAGAAGCGGAGATGCCAGGGGAATCACAAAGGAAGTAAAACAAAGGCCAATTGGGAGAAGTGGCAGGAAAGAGGCGGCAGATGGCAAAGGACAAAGTAAGATGCAATGTGAACACCAGGggacagagaagaggaaaagtcCTTTTAAAGGGTGTTCCCGTGCCTGAGACTCTGCTGAATACACAGAATCTAGGACCAGGGCTGCAAAGAAGGTTCTTCCAGGACCTCCCAGTCATTAGGGTTAGAAAGTTCCATACATCTAACCTAAGCTGTATAGCTCACATTCTTAAACTCTAGCCAGTGTAGGCAGGGCTAGGTGGGCTGAACCCTATGCTAAGGGCCTTGGGTATCCTATGGACCATAATGAGTAGGGACAGAAACACTCACGGTCATTGCCATGGATGATCTGGAAGTTCTTCACGGAGGCCTGTGTGACGCGCCCGTGGAAGTTGAGTACATAGGACTGTGTGTCATCATTCCAGACAGGTGTCTTGTTTTGCAGCTCGATGATACTCTCCGTGTTCTTATTCTGCCAGCGTGCTAGCAGTGTCTCATGCTCCTGGGAGGGCAGCCTCACCTGAGCCAGGCCCAGGCCTTTGGCACCATGACCACCCCAAAAAGGGATCTATCCCAGGAATGGGGGTCCTTAGATTTCCCTAGACCTCCAGGGCTTTCTCACATGGTATCCCCTCCACATATACACATCAGCTGGAGTTCTGCCCTTAGAAGCTTATGCAGAGACTAGGATGATGGGGAAAGACCTGAGGGAGGGGTAGAAACTCACGTTGCGGGGGCGGATAGAGACTCTCTCATGAACCATGTTCATGCCTGGGACAATCACGCTCATCTTCCGAGGCCCCTTGAAGCCTAAGACGTTTGTCTCCTGAGAAAGAGAACGCAACACTGGCCACCTGAGGCGTCTATTTACCTACTGGAGAAGGTGGGGGGGACGGGAATAAAGATGAAGAGCTAGTTCCCACCATCTCCACGCCGAAGTCTAACACACATCCCTCTAAACCTAACACGGCCAGAACTGAGCTCCTGGGTCTCTACCCTGCCAGAACTAGCTCCTCTTATGCGTCATCCTTGCTTCCGCTCACGGCAATGCAGTTCTTCCACTCGCTCTGGCAAACTACTTGGTCACACTTGAGTCCTCTCTTCCACATCCTACGTCTAATCCATCAGCAGTTTCTATCAGCTCTACCTTCCAATTATACCCAGACTTCCCCCACTTTTCACCACTAGCTTCTCTCACCAAGATCATTCTAACAGCCTTTGCCTGGACTCCTGGTTTCTGTTCTTGGCCCTCCTATTCCTCCTTCCTACCATCtgttctcaacacagcagccagtgCTCAGGCACATTAAGTCAGATGATCTTTCTCCTCTGCTCAGAACTCTCCAGTGGCTCCCAAGCTCACTCCGAGTAAAAGCTGGAGATGTGACTTTACCTGCACGTGGCCCCATGACTTTACTCTCCTCACCATTTACTCCCTGGTGTCTACTCCATTCCTTCTTCATGCCAGGCATTCAGGACTTTTGCCCTCACTGTGTCCCCTAGACACGTACACTGCTGTTTTTCACTTCCTTCTGGTCTTTACTCAAGAGCTACCTCAGTGACGCCCTCCCTGCCATTCTGAAATTCTCACACATACCTTGACATTTCCTATCTCTCCTCCCCTACTTTTTCTTCTTAGTGTTTGTAAAGAGCATACTTACTTCACTGATAGATCTGTTTCATAGCTTGTCTGCCCTGCTAGGGCTTTAAGTCCCATAAAGGTATACATTTATGTCTGTTCATTACTATATCCTTAGTGCCTCAAACACTATGCTTAGTTGGAGCTCAGTAAGAACTTGAAGACTCAGGCTGCCTCCCCAAAACTGGTCAGCAGGTGGCACCACAGGATCATACGCAGTAGCTGTGGATTACTTACTGATGGCCTCCAAGAAGTGCCCATGCCCAGGTTGATGAGATACCCACccgattttaaaaatgaagaaaaaggttCAAAGAGGTAAAGTAATCCCCTATATTTATATTCCAGTTTGGTCATTTTTGAGCTGTGTGACGTCTGCagctgagcttcagtttcctcatctataaagaaaataggaTCTACCTCTTAGGTTGAACGTTCAGTGAGATGACAAAGTGCCCTGTAATCCATGTAGAACCTGGCATGCCAGAGGGATGATCTGGGAAATGCACAGACAAGAATCCAGGCCTACTGTCTCCTTCTGTCTAAGAGACTCCTGGCCTGGACTGCAGAGAGCCAGGCCTGGTTTTCTGAGCTCCCCAAGCAGATGGCCGGCTGTGATGTGAGCTCTGAAGTCAGGAGGAGAGAGCCAGAGCCTCTGTCCTAGGCCAGGAACACTCCACAGAGGACAGCCCCTCTCCACACAGCCTTGTCTACCCACTAAGATGGATGGGATAGCCCCTAGATCAGGCATCAAGTCCTGGATTTCATATCTACCTTGGAAATCAGAGACCCCCGAACCTAGGACTCACGTAGCACACAGCTGCCAGCTCCTGACGTAAGGTTCCACTTTCCAAAGTGGAGGATGAGGCCTTCTGAGGGTTGACTCCATTGTCATAAACAGTGAACTTGGTGCCCATCAAGTTGGACCTGAAATAAAGGCACAATCAGTATAGAGTCATGCACCCTCTGCCCCAGAGCAGGGAACAGCTCATGGTCTGTCCTATGAAGAGCCTGCAAAACATTCTGGGCTGGGCCAGGAGCAGGCCCAGGGAGGCATACTGCTCACTGAATCCACATCTTTGAAGACACTTCGTGGGCAGAAGGCCTGGACTTGCTCTGAGTTGACTCAAAGTGCATTTCAGTTCAGTGAGAGCAATTCAGGGAGGTCAATCAGGATTCTTCAGAAGATTTATCTGGGGGAACATGGGAGTTCTCCTCATGGGAGGTGAGCAAACAGAATGGCTTCTGAAAAGACAGTGGAAGAGGCTTAGCACCCGTGGAGAGAGGATGAGAACTCCTCTGTCACAGCCAACCTAAGTCTCAGTCCAGCCCCATCTCCAGCTTTAGCTCCTGACCTCTCATCTTTATTTATGTTCCCCAAATCTGGTACTCTGTTCCTCAGCAAACCCTACCTCCCCACCGCCCCCACCTGGAGGCCTAGGCTCAGAGCCTTCCTGCCCCTTCTccactgtcccccacccccaagatTGCTGTGTGTCTCTTCCCTCAAGAGCTCACTCTCAGCCCTGTCCCTTGGCATTGACCATGGAGCCAAGGCAGCTCTTCCATGGTGGCCTGCATTATCAGTGACACCCTGGGGTTGGATCCATCACTCTTGGTGGGCCTGCACCCACCTCCTGGGAACAGCTTGGGGTCGGGTGTGTGAGGCCCACCTCCAAGTCTGGCTCTAGGCTGGCATAGACATAGGCCTCCAGTTGGATGTGATTATCAGAGAGGATCCTGGGAGAGTATCCATCCCTGGCCTAGATCTCCTTCAGGAAGATTCAGGCCCTCTACAGacagcctgcccctccctcccactcccGCCTGCTTCCTGGGGGAATGCTAGTACCGCAATTTCCCGATATAGCTGTCCCCTCCTCGAGACAAGTCTGTTGGGTCCACAGAGATGAGGTAATTGGAAGttttactcttctttctcttccttcccgcCAGGAGGAACACCTTGGGGAGTGGAATGAGGTCATATTCCAGACTCAGCCTCTGGTCTGCACACAGTCATGAGAGCCACTCACACAGACTCTCTCCCTTGCGTCAGCTCCCAAAcgcacatatgtgcacacacacaaatgcaccaGAAAACACAAAGATATGCACTGACCAGACACGAAGGCAGTTTCTTTGAGGAACTGAGAGGTCAGTGGTAGATACGAGACTTCCAGTCACATTTCAGCCCCTAGGACTTCAAAGGGCTGTAAAGCCTAGATGATAACATGCCCAGACCAACCTTACCTTCTTCCCGTCCTCACGGTCCAGGTGCAGAAAGTAGGTGGGGTACATGCCCCGGTCCATCCCTTTCTTGTCCCGAGTGATGCGGCATTTGATGGTGATACCCTGGGGGGCCGGCCTCAGTGCAAACTCCTCAAGATCCTGGACCTCAACGTCCACTGGTTGCTCTGGAGCTGTTGGGCTAGGGGCTGAGGCTGCCTCCTATGGGGATGCAGAATAGGTGCCTGAGCCCCAAGGACCCTAAGCAGCCCAAATTGGTGGTTTGGGATCCAAATCTGCCTCCTAATGTGGtggtgggagagagggaaggatcCTGGGATTGGGGCCTGGCCAGCCTGGGCCTGGGGTCAGGAGCTATcttcccagccctgccctctTCTCAGCAGTTCCTAGAGGTGGAGATGGGAGATACGGGAGGTCCTCAGAGGTCATCCTGTCCAACTGCAGCTCCCCCCATAATCACCCTGCTGGCCTAGCTGAAGAGGTTAGGAGGCAAGGTAGAGGGACATAAGAGGCTAGCAGAGAAGCTCCTAAAGGCATACGAGTCCAGCCCCAACCCCAAGAAAGCCAGCTCCCCATCATCTCTTCACATGCGCTCCACCTCTAACGGATGAGCGGTCCTCCAAAAACTGCTGTGGATGcagactcactcactcaccctgaCGGACTTCCTGCTAGTAGCAGAGCTGGGGCGGGTGTTACTATTTAGCTGGGAGGAGCTGGAGCTattctcctcctcatcctcctcatcCTCTTCAAAGCTCATGCTGCTGGAGATGCCTGGGCCAAGGAGAGAATAAGAAGGGATGAATGAGGAGAAGTCTACCCTGCCCCTGAAATACACATGGTCACATACTCACGTTCAGACACTGACTCACCTGTACCCCCACAAACGTATGCACACACTCTTAgccacacattcacacatatattCCCACACATGTCCAGATATACAAGGATATTCTCTCAGGTGCACACATG
Coding sequences within:
- the TUB gene encoding tubby protein homolog isoform X1 — its product is MVQSSARAPARPAACEPAPSPAPPPPPPPAEPRAEPEAAMEGVSSHRTLSYSRWSYDSVLDDEGRNLRQQKLDRQRALLEQKQKKKRQEPLMVQANADGRPRSRRARQSEEQAPLVESYLSSSGSTSYQVQEADSLASVQLGATRPTAPASAKRTKAAATAGGQGGTARKEKKGKHKGTSGPAALAEDKSEAQGPVQILTVGQSDHAQDAGETAAGGGERPSGQDLRATMQRKGISSSMSFEEDEEDEEENSSSSSQLNSNTRPSSATSRKSVREAASAPSPTAPEQPVDVEVQDLEEFALRPAPQGITIKCRITRDKKGMDRGMYPTYFLHLDREDGKKVFLLAGRKRKKSKTSNYLISVDPTDLSRGGDSYIGKLRSNLMGTKFTVYDNGVNPQKASSSTLESGTLRQELAAVCYETNVLGFKGPRKMSVIVPGMNMVHERVSIRPRNEHETLLARWQNKNTESIIELQNKTPVWNDDTQSYVLNFHGRVTQASVKNFQIIHGNDPDYIVMQFGRVAEDVFTMDYNYPLCALQAFAIALSSFDSKLACE
- the TUB gene encoding tubby protein homolog isoform X4 codes for the protein MVQSSARAPARPAACEPAPSPAPPPPPPPAEPRAEPEAAMEGVSSHRTLSYSRWSYDSVLDDEGRNLRQQKLDRQRALLEQKQKKKRQEPLMVQANADGRPRSRRARQSEEQAPLVESYLSSSGSTSYQGTSGPAALAEDKSEAQGPVQILTVGQSDHAQDAGETAAGGGERPSGQDLRATMQRKGISSSMSFEEDEEDEEENSSSSSQLNSNTRPSSATSRKSVREAASAPSPTAPEQPVDVEVQDLEEFALRPAPQGITIKCRITRDKKGMDRGMYPTYFLHLDREDGKKVFLLAGRKRKKSKTSNYLISVDPTDLSRGGDSYIGKLRSNLMGTKFTVYDNGVNPQKASSSTLESGTLRQELAAVCYETNVLGFKGPRKMSVIVPGMNMVHERVSIRPRNEHETLLARWQNKNTESIIELQNKTPVWNDDTQSYVLNFHGRVTQASVKNFQIIHGNDPDYIVMQFGRVAEDVFTMDYNYPLCALQAFAIALSSFDSKLACE
- the TUB gene encoding tubby protein homolog isoform X2, with product MVQSSARAPARPAACEPAPSPAPPPPPPPAEPRAEPEAAMEGVSSHRTLSYSRWSYDSVLDDEGRNLRQQKLDRQRALLEQKQKKKRQEPLMVQANADGRPRSRRARQSEEQAPLVESYLSSSGSTSYQVQEADSLASVQLGATRPTAPASAKRTKAAATAGGQGGTARKEKKGKHKGTSGPAALAEDKSEAQGPVQILTVGQSDHAQDAGETAAGGGERPSGQDLRATMQRKGISSSMSFEEDEEDEEENSSSSSQLNSNTRPSSATSRKSVREAASAPSPTAPEQPVDVEVQDLEEFALRPAPQGITIKCRITRDKKGMDRGMYPTYFLHLDREDGKKVFLLAGRKRKKSKTSNYLISVDPTDLSRGGDSYIGKLRSNLMGTKFTVYDNGVNPQKASSSTLESGTLRQELAAVCYETNVLGFKGPRKMSVIVPGMNMVHERVSIRPRNEHETLLARWQNKNTESIIELQNKTPVWNDDTQSYVLNFHGRVTQASVKNFQIIHGNDHFPMLNA
- the TUB gene encoding tubby protein homolog isoform X3 — translated: MTSKPHSDWIPYSVLDDEGRNLRQQKLDRQRALLEQKQKKKRQEPLMVQANADGRPRSRRARQSEEQAPLVESYLSSSGSTSYQVQEADSLASVQLGATRPTAPASAKRTKAAATAGGQGGTARKEKKGKHKGTSGPAALAEDKSEAQGPVQILTVGQSDHAQDAGETAAGGGERPSGQDLRATMQRKGISSSMSFEEDEEDEEENSSSSSQLNSNTRPSSATSRKSVREAASAPSPTAPEQPVDVEVQDLEEFALRPAPQGITIKCRITRDKKGMDRGMYPTYFLHLDREDGKKVFLLAGRKRKKSKTSNYLISVDPTDLSRGGDSYIGKLRSNLMGTKFTVYDNGVNPQKASSSTLESGTLRQELAAVCYETNVLGFKGPRKMSVIVPGMNMVHERVSIRPRNEHETLLARWQNKNTESIIELQNKTPVWNDDTQSYVLNFHGRVTQASVKNFQIIHGNDPDYIVMQFGRVAEDVFTMDYNYPLCALQAFAIALSSFDSKLACE